In Corallococcus caeni, the genomic stretch TGGGAGGCGGAGGCCCTGCGCGCGGAAGGAGCGGGCATCCGCACGGTGCGGCTGCGCATCGGCGTGGTGCTGCACCCGGCGGGCGGCGTGCTGCACCGGATGCTGCCGGTGTTCCGCATGGGCGCGGGCGCGAAGGTGGGCAACGGCCACCAGTACGTCAGCTGGGTGCACCGCGAGGACCTCTTCGGGCTGATCCGCTTCGCGCTGGAGCACCCCACGCTGTCCGGCCCGGTGAACGCCACGTCGCCGGAGCCCGTCACCAACGCGGCCTTCGCGCACACGCTGGGCGCGGTGCTGGACCGGCCCGCGGCGCTGACGGTGCCGGGGCTGGTCCTCAAGGCGCGCTTCGGGGAGATGGCGCGCGTGGCGCTGGAGGGCCAGCGGGTGATGCCCCAGCGCGCGCTGGAGGCGGGCTTCCAGTTCCGTTACCCGGAGCTCACTGGAGCGCTGCGCGACCTGCTGTCCTCCTGAGCCGGAGCCTCCCGTCCGCGATGTCGGCGGGTGGACGGGGACGGTGCGCCGGGTCCCGGGCTCGCGCGCACGGTGCGTACAGTGCGCGCCACGCATGGACGACACCCGGACGCTGGAAGCCCGCGCGCGCAAAGAGGGCACGCCGCTCATCGACGGAGACACCGCCACCTTCGTGTGGAAGGGATCCCGCCCCGTCTTCCTCCAGGGGGACTTCCAGGACTGGCGCGGCACGCCGCTGCCCCTGGAGCGCGTGGGCAAGGGGCTGTGGGCGCGCTCGCTGGCGCTGCCCGAGGACGCCTACGTCGAGTACGCGCTCCAGGACGCGAAGGGCCGCCGCGTGCGCGACGTCCTCAACCCGCGCCGCTCCGACAACGGCTTCGGCGGCTTCAACCACTGCTTCTGGATGCCGAAGGGTGAAGCCACGCCGCTGGGCCGGCGCATCCGGAACGTGCCGAAGGGCCGCGTGACGCGCCACCAGTTGGAGACGCACGAGTGGGCCGTGGGCAGCAAGCGCGCGGTGGCCCTCTACGCGCCGCCCGTGAAGGGCCCCGTGCCGCTCATGGTGGTGCTGGACGGCGACGACTACCTCAAGCGCGTGCAGCTGCCCACGCTGGTGGAGAACCTGGTCGCCGCGGGCCGCATGCGCCCGGTGGCCATGGCCTTCGTGTCCAACGGCGGTCCCGCCCGCACCACCGAGTACGCGTGCAGCGAGGCCACCGTGGCCTTCCTGGCGCAGCGCGTGCTGCCGCTGGCCCGCGAGCACCTGTCGCTGGTGGACGAGCAGCGCACGCCGGGCGCGCACGCGGTGCTGGGCTCGTCCCTGGGCGGGCTGATGGCGCTCTACGCTGGACAGCGCCTGCCGCGCGTCTTCGGCCGCGTGCTGTCCCAGTCCGGCGCCTTCTCCATCGAGGGCACCGACATGGTCGTCTTCGACCTGGCCCGGCGCACGAACCAGCCGCCCCTGCACGTCTGGCTGGACTGCGGCCGCTTCGAGGGGCTCCAGGACGGCAACCAGCGCCTGCTGCCCGTCCTCGACGCCACGGGCCACCGCGTCACGTACCGACCCTACAGCGGGGGCCATAATTACCCCGCGTGGCAGACCAGCCTCCCGGCCGGCCTGGAAGAAATCTTCTCGCCCGCCGGGTGACGCGGCGCGGCGAAGGGCCGGATTTCCGTCCGGGATGAAAGTCCCATGGATTCAAGGGCTTGGCCCGGGAGGAAGGCGGCCAAGGCTGGATGATCCAGGATTGGGCGGGGGATTTGACGCGGCAGGCGGGCAGCCGGGCGGGGGTTGTGGACCGCCAGGCCACGCAACCTGGGGGAAGGCAGATCCGATAACGGATGTAGGTGCGCAACCCGGCGCGAGTACCGCGACGGGCCCCTTCCCCCGCTCCTGGAGTCCCCTCATGTCTCGCGTCGATGGTGGCAACCGCCCGTCCCTTCCCCCGAAGCGCTCGGAGTTCGAGCGGTCCGAGCGAAGCGACGCCACGCGCGACGGCAAGCCGGGGACCGCCCAGGGCCGCACGCCCGCCAACGCCAACGTGCGCTCGTTCCAGGGCCGCAGCGACTTCGAGCCCTCGCGCCCCGCCCCTGCCCGCCCCACGCCCCCGCAGACGCCAGCCGTGAAGGCCCCGCCCTCGCCGGCGGAGGCGGAGTCCATCGCCCAGGCGGACATGGAGCTGGGGCTCCTGGCGGAGTTCCCGGACGCGGACGCACAGAGCGGCATCGCGTCCGCCATGCTGCACGCGCACTCGGACGCGCCCGCGTCGCAGAACCGCATCGTGGAGCGGCTGAAGCAGGACGGCCGCCTGGAGACGCTCTTCGGCGAGGTGTTCCGCGAGGACAACCCGTACGTGGAGCAGCCGCACAAGAACGCCATCGTGCGAGCGCTCGACACCGCGCTCTCCCGCGGCACGGTCACGGGTGACGACCTGCGCGCCTTCTCCCGCGGCACCTACGCGCAGGAGTGGCAGCAGATTGGCGCCGCGCTGGGTGACGCCCGGAAGTAGCCGGCGGCCCGGCCCCGGGCTCCGAGCTCCGGTGCCCCCCCACCGCTTCACGCTTCTTCACGCGCATGCCGGTTGCGCCGGAACGCGTGCGCGCCAGGATGGGCCTCCCATGGTGGAAAGCCCGTTGCGCATCATCCTGTTCATCCTCCTCGTCAGCGTCGCGTCGGTCCTGGTCCACGTCTACCTGTACCGGCGCCTCTTCCGCGACACGTCCACGAACCGGACCTGGCGCACCGCCGGCAAGGTGCTGCTGACGGCGCTGTGCCTGCCGCTGCTGCTGTCCTGGGTGGTGACGCGCGTGGTGCCCTCCGCGTTCATCGTCGCTGTGGCCGCGTGGACGTGGATGGGCGTGGCCGTGTACCTGCTGCTCGCGCTGGCGCTGCTGGGCGCGGTGCGCCAGGCTGTGGCGCGCGCGCGGGGCCCCC encodes the following:
- a CDS encoding TIGR01777 family oxidoreductase; translation: MRVTCTGATGFLGPGLVQGLLEAGHTVHVLSRNVEHALGRLPSGVTGSYFDGSTPLSPDALAGAEGVVHLAGEPVDQRWTHEAKHRIHASRVEGTRVLVEAMKQAGCVRHFVCASAVGFYGGARAGRTLTEEDAPGDDFLAHVCQGWEAEALRAEGAGIRTVRLRIGVVLHPAGGVLHRMLPVFRMGAGAKVGNGHQYVSWVHREDLFGLIRFALEHPTLSGPVNATSPEPVTNAAFAHTLGAVLDRPAALTVPGLVLKARFGEMARVALEGQRVMPQRALEAGFQFRYPELTGALRDLLSS
- a CDS encoding alpha/beta hydrolase-fold protein, giving the protein MDDTRTLEARARKEGTPLIDGDTATFVWKGSRPVFLQGDFQDWRGTPLPLERVGKGLWARSLALPEDAYVEYALQDAKGRRVRDVLNPRRSDNGFGGFNHCFWMPKGEATPLGRRIRNVPKGRVTRHQLETHEWAVGSKRAVALYAPPVKGPVPLMVVLDGDDYLKRVQLPTLVENLVAAGRMRPVAMAFVSNGGPARTTEYACSEATVAFLAQRVLPLAREHLSLVDEQRTPGAHAVLGSSLGGLMALYAGQRLPRVFGRVLSQSGAFSIEGTDMVVFDLARRTNQPPLHVWLDCGRFEGLQDGNQRLLPVLDATGHRVTYRPYSGGHNYPAWQTSLPAGLEEIFSPAG